In Equus caballus isolate H_3958 breed thoroughbred chromosome 25, TB-T2T, whole genome shotgun sequence, one DNA window encodes the following:
- the LOC100056556 gene encoding major allergen Equ c 1, whose amino-acid sequence MVPQGQKSGPRMDIERSWGVEPRSGKDSLPVTIEESVLSPARMKLLLLCLGLILVCAQQEENNDVAIRNFDISKISGEWYSIFVASDLEEKVEENGSMRIFVELIYALDNSSLYFKFQTKVNGECTEFSAVADKTEEDGVYSVNYDGYNVFRISEFGDSTYIIVYLANFNKDRPYQVLEFYAREPDVSPELKNEFVEIAQKRGIVKENIIDLTKIDRCFQIRGSGVSQA is encoded by the exons atGGTGCCCCAGGGACAAAAATCTGGACCCAGAATGGATATAGAGAGGAGCTGGGGAGTGGAGCCACGATCAGGGAAAGACTCACTCCCGGTGACTATAGAGGAGTCAGTGCTGTCCCCGGCCAGGATGAAGCTGCTGTTGCTGTGTCTGGGGCTGATTCTTGTCTGTgcccaacaggaagaaaacaATGATGTTGCGATAAGAAACTTCGATATTTCAAAG atTTCAGGAGAGTGGTATTCCATTTTCGTGGCCTCAGACCTTGAggaaaaggtagaagaaaatggCAGCATGAGAATTTTTGTAGAACTCATCTATGCCTTGGACAACTCTTCTCTGTACTTTAAATTTCAAACAAA GGTAAATGGAGAGTGTACTGAATTTTCTGCGGTTGCTGACAAAACAGAAGAGGATGGTGTATATAGTGTTAACT ATGATGGATACAATGTATTTCGCATAAGTGAATTTGGTGATTCTACCTATATTATTGTTTATCTTGCGAATTTCAACAAGGAcagaccataccaagtgttggagtTCTATG CCCGAGAACCAGATGTGAGTCCAGAACTCAAGAACGAGTTTGTGGAAATTGCCCAAAAACGAGGAATTGTTAAGGAAAACATAATTGACCTGACCAAAATTG ATCGCTGTTTCCAGATCCGAGGGAGTGGAGTGAGCCAGGCTTAG